One window of the Funiculus sociatus GB2-C1 genome contains the following:
- a CDS encoding NAD(P)/FAD-dependent oxidoreductase, whose translation MTQQPARICILGGGFGGLYTALRLSELPWERSERPEIVLVDRDDRFLFTPLLYELLTGELQTWEIAPPFQEILANTGVRFCQGVVAGIDIEEHLVHLHDGQDFAYDRLVLALGGETPLDMVPGAAEYAFGFRTMADAYRLEERLRILEESEADKIRIAIAGAGYCGVELACKLADRLGDRGRIRLIELSDMILRTSTDFNRDAARKALEDRGVWIDLDTSVESMSPTTISLVYKGQVDPIPVDLVLWTVGVGMADAVRSLPVKQNQRGQLTTTPTLQLVDHPDIFALGDLADCHDVTGQAIPATAQSAFQQSDFAAWNIWASLSGRPLLPFRYQQLGEMMTLGTDNATLTGLGIKLDGTPAYILRRLAYLYRMPSLNHQLKVGLNWITQPLVDFLSK comes from the coding sequence ATGACCCAGCAACCTGCACGTATCTGTATACTCGGTGGCGGCTTTGGTGGTCTTTACACCGCTCTGCGCTTGAGCGAACTGCCGTGGGAAAGGTCGGAACGTCCCGAAATTGTCTTAGTCGATCGGGATGACCGCTTTTTGTTCACGCCGCTACTGTATGAACTGCTTACCGGGGAACTGCAAACCTGGGAAATTGCCCCACCGTTTCAAGAAATTCTGGCTAACACGGGTGTACGCTTCTGTCAGGGTGTCGTGGCTGGAATTGATATCGAGGAACATCTAGTACATTTGCACGATGGTCAAGATTTTGCCTACGATCGCTTGGTGTTGGCGTTGGGTGGGGAAACTCCCCTAGACATGGTACCGGGAGCTGCTGAGTATGCTTTTGGTTTCCGCACTATGGCTGATGCCTATCGTCTGGAAGAACGCCTGAGAATTTTGGAAGAGTCGGAAGCTGATAAGATTCGCATAGCGATCGCGGGTGCTGGTTACTGCGGGGTAGAGTTGGCTTGTAAGTTGGCTGACCGTCTTGGCGATCGCGGTAGGATACGCTTGATTGAACTAAGCGATATGATTCTGCGAACTTCAACCGACTTTAACCGGGATGCAGCGCGGAAAGCTTTAGAAGACCGAGGTGTTTGGATTGATTTGGATACGTCGGTTGAGTCGATGTCACCGACAACAATCTCGCTGGTCTATAAAGGACAGGTAGACCCAATTCCGGTGGATTTGGTGCTGTGGACGGTGGGAGTGGGCATGGCGGATGCGGTGCGAAGCCTCCCTGTCAAACAAAATCAACGCGGTCAATTGACGACTACGCCGACTCTGCAACTGGTTGACCATCCAGATATCTTTGCTCTCGGCGACCTTGCGGATTGTCACGATGTCACGGGACAAGCTATCCCAGCAACGGCGCAGTCTGCGTTCCAGCAGTCTGATTTTGCCGCCTGGAATATTTGGGCATCGCTGAGCGGTCGTCCTTTGCTTCCCTTCCGCTATCAGCAATTAGGGGAGATGATGACGTTGGGAACCGATAACGCCACGCTGACAGGTTTGGGAATCAAACTGGATGGTACTCCGGCTTACATTCTTCGCCGTCTTGCCTATCTGTATCGGATGCCATCGCTAAATCATCAGCTGAAAGTCGGCTTGAATTGGATTACTCAACCTTTGGTTGATTTTTTGTCTAAGTAG
- a CDS encoding HAD-IA family hydrolase → MENENSRKRPKVIFVDAVGTMFGVRGSIGEVYGAIARRFGVEVSPEDLQKAFYESFKASPPPVFPGTEPQKIPDCESDWWRAIALSTFHKAGVLEKFSNFASFFDELYNHFSTPEPWFVYSDVPASLEKWRKMGIELGVVSNFDSRIYSVLQSLNLIQYFTSVTICSEVGAAKPDPQIFAVALQKHQAKAEDVWHIGDSHQEDYQGAKAAGLKGILLKRTE, encoded by the coding sequence ATGGAAAACGAAAATAGCCGGAAGCGTCCCAAAGTGATTTTTGTCGATGCTGTTGGCACTATGTTTGGGGTGCGGGGTAGTATAGGCGAGGTGTATGGCGCGATCGCGCGTCGGTTTGGTGTGGAAGTGTCGCCAGAAGACTTGCAAAAAGCTTTCTACGAGAGTTTTAAAGCTTCGCCGCCGCCAGTTTTTCCAGGTACAGAACCCCAAAAAATTCCCGATTGCGAGTCTGATTGGTGGCGTGCGATCGCACTTTCCACTTTTCACAAAGCTGGTGTTCTCGAAAAGTTTTCCAATTTTGCCAGTTTTTTTGACGAACTCTACAACCACTTTTCCACCCCTGAACCTTGGTTTGTTTATTCAGATGTCCCTGCATCCTTGGAAAAGTGGCGCAAAATGGGAATTGAACTGGGTGTGGTGTCAAATTTCGATTCTCGGATTTATTCGGTTTTGCAATCTTTAAATTTGATACAATATTTCACTTCCGTAACTATTTGCTCTGAGGTTGGTGCTGCTAAACCCGATCCACAGATTTTCGCCGTCGCGTTGCAAAAACATCAGGCAAAAGCTGAGGACGTATGGCACATTGGCGACAGTCATCAGGAAGATTATCAGGGAGCAAAAGCTGCGGGACTGAAGGGTATTTTGTTGAAACGGACAGAGTAA
- a CDS encoding S66 peptidase family protein, whose amino-acid sequence MSSRRQFIETVAKSAIATLIASPLKSGKAATPPILKPARLKPGSIVGIVSPASATFLREELDIVIDVVRGLGMVPKLAPHILDRYGYLGGKDKDRAADINQFFADPKVTAILPMRGGWGCSRILPYLDYQLIRKNAKIIVGFSDITALILGINAKTNLVTFHGPNGLTSWRTKQTDSFRRVLESAETVTFQNLKDDGDENRLMQLKYRQQTITPGRAQGKLIGGNLSVFSGIVGSPYMPDLNGAILFLEEINENIYRIDRLMTHLKIAGVFNKLAGFIFGQCKGCSPDADYGSLTLEEVVWDHIQPLGIPSWYGAMIGHIEPIVTLPIGLDVEIDATAGTIRMLEPAVV is encoded by the coding sequence ATGAGCAGCCGCCGTCAGTTTATCGAAACAGTTGCCAAAAGCGCGATCGCTACCCTCATAGCTTCTCCCTTAAAATCAGGAAAAGCCGCAACTCCCCCAATTTTAAAACCCGCCCGTTTAAAACCCGGTTCTATTGTGGGAATTGTCAGTCCCGCTAGTGCAACATTTCTCCGGGAAGAACTCGATATCGTCATAGATGTAGTGCGGGGACTGGGAATGGTTCCCAAACTTGCTCCCCATATCCTCGACAGATATGGTTATTTAGGGGGCAAAGATAAAGACCGCGCCGCAGACATTAATCAGTTTTTTGCTGACCCGAAAGTAACAGCTATTCTCCCAATGCGTGGCGGCTGGGGTTGCAGTCGGATACTACCATACTTAGATTACCAACTCATCCGCAAAAATGCCAAAATTATTGTCGGTTTCAGCGATATCACAGCGTTAATTTTGGGAATTAACGCTAAAACTAACTTAGTTACATTTCACGGCCCCAACGGTTTGACATCTTGGCGAACAAAACAAACTGATTCTTTCCGCCGCGTCTTAGAATCTGCCGAAACCGTGACTTTTCAAAACCTAAAAGATGACGGCGATGAAAATCGATTGATGCAGCTAAAATATCGCCAACAAACTATAACACCCGGTCGAGCGCAAGGCAAGCTTATTGGCGGCAATCTTTCAGTTTTTTCTGGAATTGTGGGTTCTCCTTATATGCCCGATTTGAATGGTGCTATCTTATTTTTAGAAGAAATTAATGAAAATATTTACCGCATCGACCGTTTGATGACTCACCTAAAAATTGCCGGAGTATTTAATAAATTAGCTGGTTTTATTTTCGGGCAGTGTAAAGGATGTTCACCTGATGCTGATTATGGTTCTCTCACCCTTGAAGAAGTAGTTTGGGATCATATTCAACCATTAGGAATTCCCTCTTGGTACGGCGCGATGATTGGTCACATTGAACCGATAGTTACGCTTCCTATTGGTTTAGATGTGGAGATTGATGCCACTGCTGGCACTATTAGAATGTTAGAACCAGCGGTGGTTTAA
- a CDS encoding DUF4079 domain-containing protein, whose product MEIADWTALIHPAIAVTFVFPLIGIVVHFAWQTRQRRLQNKEGKSKISPVVGKEHVQIGKWLSAAVVGVALIGLAYPIFGHILENNIGSKNPFQVVFIVLMFAATIASLIFLYKARQRLWRGVFATLTGAGLVILGFQEGVFRRDNEWYWSHYYIGIAAAMLMIFSLAIIEDIYKDKSNRWRNVHIILNCIALLLFLGQGMTGTRDLLEIPLSWQKPTIYQCDFANKTCPPPAPPKS is encoded by the coding sequence ATGGAAATTGCAGATTGGACAGCTTTAATTCATCCCGCGATCGCAGTTACATTCGTCTTCCCGCTGATTGGCATTGTCGTTCACTTCGCTTGGCAAACTCGTCAACGCCGTTTGCAAAATAAAGAAGGGAAAAGCAAAATTTCTCCAGTTGTTGGTAAAGAACACGTTCAAATCGGGAAATGGCTTTCAGCTGCGGTAGTTGGAGTTGCTTTGATAGGACTTGCTTACCCAATCTTTGGACATATTTTGGAAAATAATATTGGAAGCAAAAACCCTTTTCAAGTTGTTTTCATCGTACTAATGTTTGCAGCTACTATTGCCTCGTTAATATTCCTATACAAAGCAAGACAGCGACTTTGGCGAGGAGTTTTTGCTACTTTAACAGGTGCAGGTTTAGTTATTCTGGGGTTCCAAGAAGGCGTTTTTCGACGAGATAATGAGTGGTACTGGTCGCACTATTACATCGGCATTGCAGCTGCAATGTTGATGATTTTCTCGTTAGCAATTATTGAGGATATCTATAAAGACAAATCAAATCGCTGGCGCAATGTTCACATCATTTTGAACTGCATCGCACTTTTACTATTTCTAGGACAAGGTATGACCGGGACGCGAGACTTGCTAGAAATTCCTTTAAGCTGGCAGAAACCTACCATCTATCAGTGTGATTTTGCTAATAAAACTTGTCCTCCTCCTGCACCACCGAAAAGTTAA
- a CDS encoding DM13 domain-containing protein produces the protein MKLKIAIVCAVALLTVGCTKEVSSNQATTQAEASITPEAKSVAQVPLFGKFVAAEHPTMGMVSVVTENGKNYIELDEAFKTSNGPDLFVILHRSKKPPVSGIKEEDYVSIGRLQKVSGTQRYAIPANVNPADFRSVAIWCRQFNATFGFALLSS, from the coding sequence ATGAAGTTGAAGATAGCAATAGTGTGTGCCGTTGCCCTTTTGACTGTTGGCTGTACCAAAGAGGTAAGTTCCAATCAAGCAACTACCCAAGCTGAGGCATCAATAACCCCAGAAGCTAAGTCAGTTGCACAAGTACCCCTATTTGGAAAGTTTGTAGCGGCAGAACACCCTACTATGGGAATGGTTAGCGTGGTGACAGAAAATGGGAAAAACTATATAGAGTTAGATGAAGCTTTTAAAACCAGTAATGGCCCGGATTTATTTGTTATCTTGCATCGTTCCAAAAAACCGCCAGTATCAGGTATAAAAGAAGAAGATTATGTAAGCATTGGTCGCTTGCAAAAAGTGAGCGGTACTCAACGCTATGCTATCCCTGCTAATGTAAATCCCGCAGACTTTCGTTCAGTGGCGATTTGGTGTCGCCAATTCAATGCTACTTTTGGTTTTGCTTTGTTGAGTAGCTAG